In Nocardia sp. NBC_00403, one DNA window encodes the following:
- a CDS encoding MFS transporter — protein sequence MVESRPAEVFTEMSGRAWAVLAVLCGAIFLEGIDVAMLNVALPSIRSDLGLSTGMLSGVVSAYVLGYGGFMLLGGRAADLLGRRRMFLFWLTVFLLFSGLGGFATEGWMLLTARFVTGVAAAFMAPAGLSLITTNFAEGPARNKALLVYAGIAAGGFSLGMVVGGLLTALGWRWVFFAPVVLSALILAAAIGLVRDSGVPERVRGGFDLLGASSVTGAMLLLVYGVVRLEHPGDGPALTTAVFAAGLLMLALFVVNERRTANPLVRLGILRSGALVRTNVVALLFVGSFAGFQFLATLYFQELRGWSTVQTGLAMAVIGVDAVLAPVLTPRLVDRFGNARVVFGGVVLAAIAYALFLPTDIDRAYAAMFPAMLLLGVAFALVYGPLTIAGTDGIAEQDQGLASGLLYTAFQFGFALGISAVTAVEVAAVTAGQSGIEAVRTALIVPVVAAAVAGLVAAFGLRRSAAEPATDSASTQFAQV from the coding sequence ATGGTGGAATCGAGACCCGCCGAGGTCTTCACCGAGATGTCCGGCCGTGCCTGGGCAGTGCTCGCGGTGCTGTGCGGCGCGATCTTCTTGGAGGGCATCGACGTGGCGATGCTCAATGTGGCGTTGCCGTCGATTCGGTCCGATCTCGGCCTGTCCACCGGGATGCTGAGCGGGGTCGTCTCCGCGTACGTTCTCGGTTACGGCGGGTTCATGCTGCTCGGCGGCCGCGCCGCCGATCTGCTCGGGCGGCGGCGCATGTTCCTGTTCTGGCTGACGGTGTTCCTGCTGTTCTCCGGACTCGGCGGCTTCGCAACCGAAGGCTGGATGCTGCTGACGGCACGCTTCGTGACCGGAGTGGCCGCCGCGTTCATGGCGCCTGCCGGACTGTCGCTGATCACCACCAACTTCGCCGAGGGACCTGCGCGGAACAAGGCGCTGCTGGTCTACGCGGGCATTGCGGCGGGCGGCTTCTCGCTCGGCATGGTCGTCGGCGGGCTGCTCACCGCGCTCGGCTGGCGCTGGGTGTTCTTCGCTCCGGTCGTGCTGTCCGCGCTGATCTTGGCGGCGGCGATTGGGTTGGTGCGGGATTCCGGTGTGCCGGAACGGGTTCGGGGTGGATTCGATCTACTCGGTGCGTCCAGCGTCACCGGCGCGATGCTGTTGCTCGTCTACGGTGTGGTCCGGCTGGAGCATCCCGGTGACGGCCCGGCGCTGACCACCGCGGTGTTCGCGGCCGGGCTGCTGATGCTCGCACTGTTCGTCGTCAACGAGCGTCGCACCGCGAACCCGCTGGTTCGGCTGGGCATCCTGCGTTCGGGAGCCCTGGTGCGCACCAATGTGGTTGCGCTGCTGTTCGTCGGTTCCTTCGCGGGTTTCCAGTTCCTTGCCACGCTGTACTTTCAGGAACTGCGCGGCTGGTCGACGGTGCAGACCGGTCTCGCTATGGCGGTGATCGGCGTCGACGCGGTGCTCGCGCCGGTGCTGACACCACGCCTGGTGGACCGATTCGGCAATGCGCGAGTGGTTTTCGGCGGTGTCGTGCTCGCCGCGATCGCCTACGCCTTGTTCTTGCCGACCGATATCGACCGGGCCTACGCGGCCATGTTCCCGGCCATGCTGCTGCTCGGCGTTGCCTTCGCGCTCGTCTACGGTCCGCTCACCATCGCGGGCACCGACGGCATCGCGGAGCAGGACCAGGGGTTGGCGAGTGGCCTGCTGTACACCGCATTCCAGTTCGGTTTCGCGCTCGGCATCTCGGCGGTGACGGCGGTCGAGGTGGCGGCCGTCACGGCAGGTCAGTCCGGAATCGAGGCGGTGCGAACAGCATTGATCGTGCCGGTGGTCGCCGCGGCCGTCGCGGGGCTGGTCGCCGCATTCGGCCTGCGTCGCAGCGCCGCCGAACCGGCCACGGATTCCGCATCGACCCAATTCGCGCAGGTCTGA
- a CDS encoding zinc-binding dehydrogenase produces the protein MRATVCTESKLTVTDLPTPTPGPGQLLINVSRCGICGSDLHARAHADEMADLAVATGYDHFMRAAQGVVLGHEFSGEIVDYGPGCRKRWPTGTRVVALPIVRHDKQPHLVGLSTAAPGGYAEQVVVQESMTLPVPNGLSAEHAALTEPMAVAWHAVRKGRVDKNQNAFVIGCGPIGLAVISMLEAAGVRTVIASDFSPRRRELATVCGADVVVDPASESPWSAAPRKGRINGVTDILSLGFDTMEKLRRIPNMPWWYVFRLAHTMNAGPSGPVIFECVGVPGIIDQILTAAPPLSRVVVVGVCMETDRFQPAMAINKEIELRFALGYDPGEFRDTLHMLADGKVDPAPLITGTVGLDGIDNAFTALGNPEQHAKILIDPTSTAITP, from the coding sequence ATGAGGGCAACCGTCTGCACCGAGAGCAAGTTGACCGTCACGGACCTGCCGACGCCGACGCCAGGGCCAGGACAGCTGCTGATCAACGTCTCCCGCTGTGGCATCTGCGGCTCGGACCTGCATGCGCGCGCCCACGCCGACGAAATGGCCGATCTTGCCGTCGCAACCGGCTACGACCACTTCATGCGCGCAGCTCAGGGCGTGGTGCTGGGACACGAATTCAGTGGAGAGATAGTCGATTACGGGCCGGGCTGCCGCAAACGCTGGCCGACGGGAACCCGGGTTGTCGCATTGCCGATCGTGCGCCACGACAAACAACCGCACCTTGTCGGCCTGTCGACGGCGGCACCCGGCGGATACGCCGAGCAAGTAGTGGTGCAAGAGTCGATGACTTTGCCTGTCCCGAACGGACTTTCGGCCGAGCATGCCGCGCTCACCGAGCCGATGGCCGTGGCATGGCACGCGGTTCGCAAAGGCCGCGTCGACAAGAACCAGAACGCCTTCGTGATCGGTTGTGGCCCAATCGGTCTCGCCGTCATCAGCATGCTCGAAGCGGCGGGCGTACGCACCGTGATCGCCAGCGATTTCTCGCCGCGCCGCAGGGAACTCGCCACCGTGTGTGGCGCGGACGTGGTGGTCGACCCGGCATCCGAATCTCCATGGTCCGCCGCCCCGAGGAAGGGTCGCATCAACGGTGTCACCGATATCCTCAGCCTCGGCTTCGACACCATGGAAAAGCTGCGTCGCATCCCGAACATGCCGTGGTGGTACGTCTTTCGCCTCGCGCACACAATGAACGCGGGACCATCGGGTCCGGTCATCTTCGAATGTGTCGGGGTCCCCGGCATCATCGACCAGATCCTCACCGCAGCGCCACCGCTGTCGCGCGTAGTCGTTGTCGGCGTCTGCATGGAAACCGACCGATTCCAGCCCGCCATGGCCATCAACAAGGAGATCGAACTTCGCTTCGCCCTCGGCTACGACCCCGGCGAATTCCGTGACACCCTGCACATGCTCGCCGACGGCAAGGTCGACCCGGCCCCCTTGATCACCGGGACCGTCGGCCTCGACGGTATCGACAATGCCTTCACCGCACTCGGCAACCCGGAGCAGCACGCCAAAATCCTGATCGACCCGACCAGTACAGCGATAACACCCTGA
- a CDS encoding NUDIX hydrolase — protein MIDSVEDSFAQVRLAAGGLFVRAEEVLLVHTTDGSGWEIPGGYVESGESPAAACRREIREELGIDRPAQRLLVHDWAPSADDGDKIVYIFDCGVLGDEKAVELQPGELDRWQWVRVDTIDDFVVPRLARRLWHAFRARLEGRPLYLEHGRTALAYPSADAAPASWLDRQADRDRHLG, from the coding sequence ATGATCGACAGTGTCGAGGATTCATTCGCCCAGGTACGGTTGGCCGCGGGCGGCCTGTTCGTGCGCGCCGAGGAAGTGTTGCTCGTGCACACCACCGACGGCAGTGGCTGGGAGATTCCGGGCGGCTATGTCGAGTCCGGCGAATCGCCCGCCGCCGCGTGCCGTCGTGAGATTCGCGAAGAACTCGGCATCGACCGCCCCGCACAGCGACTCCTCGTGCACGACTGGGCGCCGAGTGCCGACGACGGCGACAAGATTGTCTACATATTCGACTGCGGCGTTCTCGGCGACGAGAAGGCGGTCGAGTTGCAGCCGGGCGAGCTCGACCGTTGGCAATGGGTCCGCGTCGACACCATCGACGACTTCGTCGTGCCCCGGCTGGCGCGCCGGCTGTGGCACGCCTTCCGCGCCCGCCTGGAGGGCCGCCCGCTCTACCTCGAACATGGTCGAACAGCACTGGCATATCCCAGCGCCGACGCCGCGCCCGCGTCCTGGCTCGACCGCCAGGCCGACCGCGACCGCCACCTCGGCTGA
- a CDS encoding dynamin family protein yields the protein MAPGIVAEARQLVGAARQAFAGEPRPRALLADCARRLDQPLRVALAGSLKAGKSTLLNSLVGQDIAPTDATECTRVVTWYRYGSTPSVTAHASDGARANVVVRRGGGAHGLTFDLDRLTWDAPAPRAVDHLEVEWPSAALAHTTIIDTPGTSSLSREVSQRTARLLTPGDAGLDTPENIAIPGADAVVYLLRRLDAADIRFLEQVGAGAGDSGVSGPLGVVGVVSRADEIGAGRIDALHSARDVAVRFAGELERTGLCQAVIPVAGLLAFAAATLRQQDFAAFDALAGVPVDELSAALLSADRFARADIALPVSPGLRAQLAERFGMFGIRMAITLIRLGVRDSTTLAAELTSRSGVDELRSVLDVQFGQRADQLKAHSALTVLARVLTAYPGVAAEQLLPRVRTLLADVHGFAELRLLGRLRTDELTLPADDLAELHRLIGGSGVAPHLRLGLPIDTSLEQQRAHAVAAVRKWRTRAKHPLADQLTITACLTVARSAEGILDLLSS from the coding sequence GCGGCCCGTCAGGCGTTCGCCGGTGAACCGCGCCCGCGCGCGTTGCTCGCCGACTGCGCGCGCCGACTGGATCAGCCATTGCGTGTCGCGCTGGCGGGCTCGCTGAAAGCGGGCAAGTCGACGCTGCTCAATTCCCTTGTCGGACAGGACATCGCGCCGACAGATGCCACCGAGTGCACACGGGTGGTCACCTGGTACCGGTATGGCTCGACACCGAGTGTGACCGCGCATGCCTCCGATGGCGCCCGGGCGAATGTGGTGGTGCGGCGCGGCGGTGGAGCCCACGGGCTGACCTTCGACCTGGACCGCTTGACCTGGGACGCGCCCGCGCCGCGGGCGGTGGACCATCTCGAGGTCGAATGGCCCTCGGCCGCGCTCGCGCACACCACGATCATCGATACGCCCGGCACTTCGTCGTTGTCGCGGGAGGTGTCGCAGCGGACCGCGCGGCTGCTGACGCCGGGCGACGCCGGGCTGGACACCCCGGAGAACATCGCCATTCCCGGTGCGGATGCGGTGGTGTATCTGCTGCGCAGGCTCGATGCCGCCGATATTCGGTTCCTCGAGCAGGTCGGAGCTGGCGCGGGCGATTCGGGAGTGTCCGGTCCGCTCGGCGTTGTCGGCGTCGTCTCGCGGGCCGATGAGATCGGGGCGGGCCGGATCGATGCATTGCATTCCGCCCGCGATGTCGCGGTGCGCTTCGCCGGCGAGCTGGAGCGAACCGGCTTGTGCCAGGCGGTGATTCCGGTCGCCGGACTGCTCGCCTTCGCCGCCGCGACGCTACGTCAGCAGGACTTCGCGGCCTTCGATGCGTTGGCGGGTGTTCCGGTCGACGAGTTGAGCGCCGCACTGCTCTCGGCGGATCGCTTCGCGCGCGCCGATATCGCGCTTCCGGTGTCACCGGGGCTGCGCGCGCAACTGGCCGAGCGGTTCGGCATGTTCGGAATCCGGATGGCCATCACCCTGATTCGGCTCGGCGTCCGTGATTCGACCACGCTGGCAGCGGAATTGACCAGCCGCAGTGGCGTCGATGAATTGCGTTCGGTGCTGGACGTCCAATTCGGCCAGCGCGCCGACCAACTCAAGGCGCATTCCGCCCTGACCGTCTTGGCTCGCGTACTCACCGCCTACCCCGGCGTCGCGGCCGAACAGCTGCTGCCCCGAGTGCGCACCCTGCTCGCCGACGTGCACGGCTTCGCCGAGCTGCGTCTCCTCGGCCGCCTGCGCACCGACGAATTGACCCTTCCCGCAGACGATCTCGCCGAACTCCATCGACTGATCGGTGGATCCGGCGTCGCACCGCACCTGCGCCTCGGTCTCCCGATCGACACCTCGCTGGAGCAGCAGCGCGCGCACGCCGTCGCGGCCGTCCGCAAATGGCGCACCCGAGCCAAGCATCCACTCGCCGATCAGCTGACCATCACGGCCTGCCTCACCGTGGCCCGCAGCGCGGAGGGCATTCTCGACCTGCTGTCGAGCTGA
- a CDS encoding winged helix-turn-helix transcriptional regulator — protein MEDGTLKSPGYCGDTEEDYDVLQWDTRVDCEVRQILDRVADKWSLLVIALLDQRSLRFTELKRKIDGVSQRMLTRTLRHLERDGLVQRTVYPTVPPRVDYALTPLGASLHATIKALVVWTEGHQNEIASARDAYDRRSAEAEALQTV, from the coding sequence ATGGAAGACGGCACATTGAAGTCACCCGGTTACTGCGGGGATACCGAGGAGGACTACGACGTTCTCCAGTGGGACACCCGCGTCGACTGCGAGGTCAGGCAGATCCTCGACCGCGTGGCCGACAAATGGTCGCTGCTGGTGATCGCCCTGCTCGACCAGCGCAGCCTGCGTTTCACCGAACTGAAGCGCAAGATCGACGGTGTCAGCCAGCGCATGCTCACCCGCACGCTGCGGCATCTGGAACGCGACGGACTTGTCCAGCGGACGGTCTATCCGACGGTCCCGCCACGGGTGGACTACGCCCTGACCCCGTTGGGCGCCAGCCTGCACGCCACCATCAAGGCTCTGGTCGTCTGGACGGAGGGCCACCAGAACGAAATCGCCTCTGCCCGTGATGCTTACGACCGCCGCAGCGCCGAAGCGGAAGCCCTGCAAACGGTGTGA